A section of the Williamwhitmania taraxaci genome encodes:
- a CDS encoding glycosyltransferase family 4 protein, whose protein sequence is MEKASRRVLIITYYWPPSGGAGVQRWLKFVKYLTLMGWETIVYTPVNPEIPVEDRSLLDEVPPGVTIFKTPIKEPYAIYKKFVGMKATDKVAANFISDGKKPSFAQKVAIWLRGNLFIPDPRVFWVKPSVRYLSELMGDDPVDLIVTSGPPHSMHLIGRRLKQKFGTPWIADFRDPWTNIDFYHELMLTPFADSMHRRLEKKVLTEADLVITVNQAMKEEFLAKGARQVSVISNGFDESDIIGTQKTEATKLTFVHIGTLGEARNPFALWTALGQLIKEQPSIANEVAVKLVGNIDFSVRESVKENNLEAIVEYTPYLPHNEAIKEQGSAGMLLLLVNNTPAAKGILTGKLFEYLAACRPILAIGPEDGEVAEILRETGAGHIFDFENITDTKRYLVEALDLFRQGKLVVEPKGTAKYSRRELTVRLASEMETLIEQNKIR, encoded by the coding sequence ATGGAAAAAGCATCGCGTCGAGTTCTAATAATTACCTATTACTGGCCCCCATCAGGCGGTGCTGGAGTACAGCGATGGCTAAAATTTGTAAAATACCTCACCTTGATGGGATGGGAGACTATTGTTTACACACCCGTTAACCCTGAAATTCCGGTGGAAGACCGCTCCCTCCTCGACGAAGTTCCGCCCGGAGTAACCATTTTTAAAACCCCAATAAAGGAACCATACGCTATCTACAAGAAATTTGTAGGTATGAAGGCCACCGACAAGGTTGCAGCAAACTTTATCAGCGATGGGAAAAAACCTAGTTTCGCCCAAAAAGTTGCCATATGGCTCAGAGGTAACTTGTTCATCCCCGATCCACGGGTATTTTGGGTAAAACCATCAGTTCGCTATCTTTCTGAACTCATGGGAGATGATCCAGTCGATCTGATAGTAACATCAGGACCGCCCCATAGCATGCACCTCATTGGGCGGAGATTGAAACAAAAATTTGGAACTCCTTGGATCGCCGATTTTCGGGATCCGTGGACCAATATTGATTTCTACCACGAACTCATGCTCACGCCTTTCGCCGACTCCATGCACAGGAGACTGGAGAAAAAAGTTTTAACAGAAGCCGACCTTGTAATAACTGTAAATCAAGCCATGAAGGAAGAGTTTCTAGCCAAAGGGGCAAGACAGGTCTCCGTCATTTCTAACGGCTTCGACGAATCGGACATTATAGGAACCCAAAAAACAGAGGCGACTAAACTCACTTTTGTGCACATTGGAACCTTAGGTGAGGCTCGAAATCCATTTGCCTTATGGACAGCCTTGGGCCAACTTATTAAAGAGCAACCTTCTATTGCCAATGAGGTAGCAGTAAAATTGGTGGGCAACATCGACTTCTCAGTTCGTGAGTCCGTGAAGGAAAACAATCTCGAAGCAATCGTCGAATATACGCCATACCTCCCACACAACGAGGCCATTAAAGAGCAAGGCTCTGCAGGCATGCTCTTGCTATTGGTAAACAACACTCCAGCAGCAAAGGGAATCCTCACGGGCAAACTTTTTGAATACTTAGCGGCCTGTCGCCCTATCTTGGCAATTGGACCCGAGGACGGTGAGGTTGCCGAAATCCTCCGGGAAACCGGCGCGGGCCATATTTTCGATTTTGAGAATATCACAGATACTAAGCGCTACCTCGTGGAGGCGCTAGACCTATTCCGCCAAGGGAAACTTGTAGTGGAACCCAAAGGCACGGCAAAATATTCGAGGCGAGAGCTTACCGTTAGACTAGCCTCCGAAATGGAAACCTTAATTGAGCAGAATAAAATTCGATAA
- a CDS encoding glycine--tRNA ligase, with the protein MVQEELFKKLIAHCKEYGFIFPSSEIYDGLSAVYDYGQNGVELKNNIKRYWWDSMVKLNENIVGLDSAIFMHPEIWKASGHVGAFNDPLIDNKDSKKRYRADVLIEDHMAKIEDKIEKEVEKARKRFGETFDEAMFRQTNPRVVENLEKIEDIRKRMVQTLESGDLEGVRQLIVDLEIVCPVSGSRNWTEVRQFNLMFETKVGSVSEDANTIYLRPETAQGIFVNFLNVQKTGRMKLPFGIAQIGKAFRNEIVARQFIFRMREFEQMEMQFFLRPGEEMKWYEYWKEARLRWHKALGTNPAKYRYHNHDKLAHYANAACDIEFEFPFGFKEVEGIHSRTDFDLSNHTKFSGKKLQYFDPETNENYIPFVVETSIGVDRMFLLIMASAYTEEKVDDGERIVLRIPPALAPVKVAVFPLIKKDGLPELARTILNDIKLDFNCHYDEKDTIGKRYRRHDAIGTPYCITVDHQSLEDGMVTIRDRDTMVQERIPIDRIRAIVEEKVSYRKLFEQL; encoded by the coding sequence ATGGTTCAGGAGGAATTGTTTAAAAAACTCATTGCACACTGCAAAGAGTACGGGTTTATTTTCCCCTCAAGTGAGATTTACGACGGGCTTAGCGCTGTATACGACTATGGTCAAAACGGCGTTGAACTCAAAAATAATATAAAGCGCTACTGGTGGGACTCCATGGTTAAACTCAACGAGAATATCGTTGGTCTTGACTCAGCAATATTTATGCATCCCGAAATCTGGAAAGCATCCGGCCACGTTGGTGCTTTCAACGATCCCCTCATCGACAACAAAGATTCCAAGAAGCGCTACCGCGCCGATGTGCTCATTGAGGATCACATGGCAAAAATAGAAGATAAGATCGAGAAGGAAGTGGAGAAGGCGCGCAAACGTTTTGGCGAAACCTTCGACGAAGCCATGTTTAGGCAAACCAACCCTCGCGTGGTCGAAAATCTTGAAAAAATTGAGGACATCAGGAAGCGAATGGTTCAAACCCTCGAGAGCGGCGACTTAGAAGGTGTGCGCCAGCTAATCGTTGACCTTGAAATCGTGTGCCCAGTCTCTGGAAGCCGCAACTGGACCGAAGTTCGCCAGTTTAATCTGATGTTCGAAACAAAAGTGGGCTCAGTTAGTGAAGATGCCAACACCATCTATCTCCGTCCCGAAACGGCACAGGGTATTTTCGTAAACTTCCTGAACGTTCAAAAAACCGGCCGCATGAAATTGCCATTTGGTATCGCCCAAATCGGCAAAGCTTTCCGTAACGAGATTGTAGCCCGCCAATTCATCTTCCGCATGCGCGAATTTGAGCAAATGGAAATGCAATTCTTCCTACGCCCTGGTGAGGAGATGAAGTGGTATGAATACTGGAAAGAGGCTCGTCTTCGTTGGCACAAAGCCCTTGGCACAAATCCAGCAAAGTATCGCTACCACAACCACGACAAACTAGCCCACTACGCCAATGCCGCTTGCGATATTGAGTTTGAATTCCCATTTGGATTCAAGGAAGTAGAAGGAATTCACTCTCGTACCGACTTCGACCTTAGCAACCATACCAAGTTCTCAGGTAAAAAACTTCAGTATTTCGATCCCGAAACCAACGAAAACTACATCCCATTCGTAGTTGAAACATCTATCGGGGTGGACCGCATGTTTCTTTTAATAATGGCATCGGCCTACACCGAAGAGAAGGTTGACGATGGCGAACGAATTGTGCTGCGTATTCCACCAGCCTTGGCTCCTGTTAAGGTAGCGGTATTCCCGCTTATTAAAAAGGATGGACTTCCCGAACTTGCCCGCACCATTCTTAACGATATAAAATTGGACTTCAACTGCCATTACGACGAAAAAGACACAATCGGCAAGCGCTACCGCCGCCATGATGCAATTGGCACCCCTTACTGTATCACGGTCGACCACCAATCGCTCGAAGATGGCATGGTAACCATTCGCGATCGCGACACCATGGTTCAGGAGCGTATTCCTATTGACCGTATTCGCGCAATTGTTGAAGAAAAAGTGAGCTATCGCAAACTTTTCGAGCAACTTTAA
- a CDS encoding VF530 family protein codes for MEPQQNNPLHGKTLEAILVALVDHYGWEQLGYRIDINCFNNDPSIKSSLKFLRKTEWARKKVEDLYIEIIVGK; via the coding sequence ATGGAACCACAACAAAACAACCCCCTGCACGGCAAAACACTTGAGGCCATACTTGTGGCATTGGTCGATCACTACGGATGGGAACAACTGGGCTACCGAATCGACATCAACTGCTTCAATAACGACCCTTCCATAAAATCGAGCCTCAAGTTTCTGCGAAAGACTGAATGGGCCCGTAAAAAAGTCGAAGACCTCTACATCGAAATAATAGTTGGTAAATAA
- a CDS encoding cold-shock protein, whose translation MNKGTVKFFNETKGFGFIKDADSNNEYFVHVSGLKDQIRENDEVTFELQEGRKGLNAVNVKLA comes from the coding sequence ATGAACAAAGGAACAGTAAAATTCTTCAATGAAACCAAAGGTTTCGGTTTTATTAAGGACGCAGATTCAAACAACGAGTATTTCGTACACGTTTCTGGCTTGAAAGATCAAATCAGAGAAAATGACGAAGTTACCTTCGAACTTCAAGAAGGAAGAAAAGGATTAAATGCAGTTAATGTTAAGCTAGCTTAG
- a CDS encoding tetratricopeptide repeat protein, whose amino-acid sequence MRKLLFFAILFPILSLTVFAEKVDTLRLFNQLSTASPSEQIPVMLQISSVQRIDYPRRALYWANRALEQSQKLSIGELTAESYFALGYLHYTSNDFDPALDEFNKALRIYKRLGLTAGESKALNRIGNVFQLKGAYPEALQNYNKALTLNRSVNNEDEIARSLTNISSINRLFGNYTGALEHSLKALDLYEKVKDKEGIAWSALNIARLFRISNEPEKALEYLTKSMAQYRHLNHGKGDVNGITLCLSENAAISLLLGKIDEAYVQNLLVYLTNISAGNLYGASMAKGNIGIILYKLGRYSKAEKSIEASLKIKREIGDSLDLASLYRYLGLVKIKQKQPQQSLVLLNEAEKIATRQNLRQDKKDIFLAKAIAYSQKGQLKEAIRQYIKFSSLRDSLNRQQVMRMEEKYALEKQIKERELQQQHADVLQYARLQRQRLVSVTIGVGLLLSLALALVLLKRNEEKRRTNVILEANNQAILAQKEEIENQRDEIKMQHDVTTLQRDKIAGQQKVITDSIRYAGRIQTALLPNHEALMRVFSEYFIIYKPKAFVSGDFYWISEQREIDLFAAADCTGHGVPGAFMSLLGISSLNELVARNQLTDPAAILSQMRLAIVEMLHQTGSARESLDGIDMALCAYNKKEHQLHFAGAYCSLFLVREVHLEMPHEAAILVFEMEGKALWEVKGQKMPIGFHPLMDKPFETRVINTLSGDVIYLMSDGFGDQVGGPKGGKFLQHNLKRELISLHGEPISRHKEILEATLQTWMGDSKQVDDILLMGLSLN is encoded by the coding sequence ATGAGAAAGCTACTTTTTTTTGCAATACTTTTCCCAATACTTTCGCTTACGGTGTTTGCCGAAAAGGTTGATACCCTGCGCTTATTCAATCAACTTTCCACTGCTTCTCCTTCTGAACAAATTCCAGTCATGCTTCAGATTAGTTCGGTTCAGCGAATTGATTATCCCCGTAGGGCATTATATTGGGCAAATAGAGCATTGGAGCAATCTCAGAAATTGAGCATTGGAGAGCTTACTGCCGAAAGTTACTTTGCCTTAGGATACTTGCACTATACTTCCAATGATTTTGATCCAGCTTTGGATGAGTTTAACAAGGCCTTACGGATCTACAAACGGTTGGGGCTAACTGCCGGTGAGTCTAAAGCGTTGAATCGGATTGGAAATGTATTCCAGCTAAAAGGGGCCTATCCAGAGGCACTTCAAAATTACAATAAAGCCTTAACCCTGAATCGAAGCGTTAATAATGAGGATGAAATAGCTCGTAGTCTCACCAATATTTCGAGCATAAATCGACTTTTCGGCAATTATACGGGCGCATTAGAGCATAGTTTGAAAGCTTTGGATCTCTACGAAAAGGTTAAAGATAAGGAGGGTATCGCGTGGTCGGCATTAAATATTGCGCGGCTTTTCCGTATTTCTAACGAACCCGAGAAGGCTTTGGAATACCTAACCAAATCAATGGCGCAGTATCGTCATTTAAATCATGGTAAGGGTGATGTCAATGGCATTACGCTATGCTTAAGTGAAAATGCAGCTATCAGTTTACTCCTTGGAAAGATTGATGAAGCCTATGTACAAAATCTACTAGTTTATCTCACCAATATTTCGGCGGGGAATTTGTATGGAGCCTCCATGGCCAAAGGAAATATAGGGATAATTCTTTATAAACTTGGACGCTATAGTAAAGCTGAGAAAAGTATCGAGGCTTCCCTTAAAATTAAAAGGGAGATTGGCGATAGCTTGGATTTGGCCTCCCTCTATCGCTATTTAGGATTGGTGAAAATAAAGCAGAAGCAGCCTCAACAATCGTTGGTCTTACTTAATGAGGCTGAAAAAATTGCTACACGACAGAATCTTCGACAAGATAAAAAAGATATATTTTTAGCCAAAGCTATTGCCTATTCACAAAAAGGGCAGTTAAAAGAGGCTATACGGCAATACATTAAATTCTCTTCTTTGCGCGACAGCCTGAATAGGCAACAAGTAATGCGTATGGAAGAGAAATATGCTCTAGAGAAGCAGATTAAAGAACGTGAGTTACAACAGCAGCATGCGGATGTTCTCCAGTATGCCCGCCTTCAACGGCAGCGGCTTGTCTCTGTGACCATTGGTGTTGGTTTGCTCCTTTCTCTGGCTCTAGCACTTGTTTTACTTAAACGGAATGAGGAGAAGCGTAGAACTAATGTTATTTTGGAGGCGAACAACCAAGCCATTCTAGCTCAAAAAGAAGAGATTGAGAATCAGCGTGATGAGATAAAAATGCAGCATGACGTTACTACTCTTCAGCGCGATAAAATCGCAGGGCAACAAAAAGTCATTACCGATTCAATTCGGTATGCTGGAAGAATCCAGACGGCACTATTACCTAACCATGAGGCGTTGATGAGGGTATTCTCCGAATACTTTATTATATATAAGCCCAAGGCATTCGTGAGCGGCGACTTCTATTGGATTTCGGAGCAGCGGGAGATTGATTTATTTGCTGCTGCAGATTGTACGGGCCATGGTGTTCCTGGAGCCTTTATGAGCTTATTGGGTATTAGTTCGCTCAACGAATTGGTTGCTCGCAATCAGCTTACCGATCCAGCTGCCATTCTTAGTCAGATGCGTTTAGCTATTGTGGAAATGCTGCACCAAACCGGTTCGGCAAGGGAATCTTTGGATGGTATTGATATGGCATTGTGCGCCTATAATAAAAAGGAGCACCAACTTCATTTTGCAGGGGCATATTGTTCGTTGTTTTTGGTGCGCGAAGTTCATTTGGAGATGCCGCATGAGGCTGCCATACTGGTTTTTGAGATGGAGGGGAAAGCGTTATGGGAGGTAAAGGGGCAGAAGATGCCCATTGGATTTCATCCGTTGATGGATAAACCTTTTGAAACTAGAGTAATTAACACCCTATCTGGAGATGTTATCTATCTCATGAGCGACGGTTTTGGCGACCAAGTGGGTGGGCCGAAGGGTGGGAAATTTCTTCAGCACAATCTTAAGCGAGAATTGATTTCGCTTCACGGGGAGCCCATCAGTAGGCACAAGGAGATTCTTGAAGCAACCCTTCAAACATGGATGGGCGACAGCAAACAGGTAGACGATATTCTTTTAATGGGATTATCTCTTAACTAG